One genomic segment of Dromaius novaehollandiae isolate bDroNov1 chromosome 12, bDroNov1.hap1, whole genome shotgun sequence includes these proteins:
- the LOC135329621 gene encoding coiled-coil domain-containing protein 81-like produces MTRAELTGGPAASQGAVPKGRSLLGGCELLDPGPDASFPCPPEIVAIWDAVSNYILEQMLLDKGVLVAGFGTFCTVREELRLGPEDVLMVRRPVFQLAMYPVWPLWLKRAKVTLPDDIEIEPLNYRHLSLATSLPRAVVEDCVDETIQLFSSYLQYKENVSFVFKDIGVLARQGDKVRLKFYASCLQRLESTASLIAALRSRPWATEPVVPSPQTANPWIPPRPVYIFPRFQLVVEGSPEAKAAPAGSLWGKKAAEELRSARPSKEQRPGKLLQHREELCLPVLPSSGAGRRRQGPEKQPAARTFINILGHLTATSLEQEAHVEHLPHPPAGPRTGPASAAPRAAAQETASPRTQRLPRAARLSLFQEKQRQEQAALEELQARVERSVRHQERLRILTKQLHLDQRCSADTGRPLKKELSPRAKQNVQLTASYRVLRDSWKEKVEQNRQRLEQEEEHQRALAMCSLRNKEQRDHKLGAYKGNRSAFSPQK; encoded by the exons gGGAGGAGCTTGCTGGGAGGTTGTGAGCTGCTCGACCCGGGGCCTGACGCGTCTTTCCCTTGCCCTCCAGAGATTGTGGCCATTTGGGACGCTGTCTCCAATTACATCCTGGAGCAgatgctgctggacaag GGTGTCCTGGTAGCGGGGTTTGGCACCTTCTGCACGGTGCGAGAGGAACTGCGCCTGGGCCCAGAAGACGTGCTCATGGTGCGAAGACCCGTCTTCCAGCTGGCCATGTACCCAGTCTGGCCACTGTGGCTGAAACGCGCCaaagtgactctccctg ACGACATCGAGATCGAGCCGTTGAACTACCGGCACTTGTCGCTGGCCACCTCCTTGCCGCGGGCCGTGGTGGAAGACTGCGTGGATGAGACCATCCAGCTGTTCTCTTCCTACCTGCAGTACAAGGAGAACGTCTCCTTTGTTTTCAAGGACATCGGGGTTCTGGCCCGCCAAGGAGACAAAGTGCGCCTCAAGTTTTatgccagctgcctgcagcggCTGGAGAGCACTGCGAGCCTGATTGCCGCCCTTCGCAGT AGACCATGGGCCACGGAGCCGGTTGTCCCCAGCCCCCAGACCGCCAACCCATGGATCCCGCCTCGCCCCGTCTACATCTTCCCAAG GTTTCAGCTGGTGGTCGAAGGCAGCCCAGAAGCCAAGGCTGCCCCCGCTGGCtccctctgggggaagaaggcgGCGGAGGAGCTCAGGAGCGCCAGGCCCAGCAAAG AGCAGCGTCCCGGCAAGCTCCTGCAGCACCGCGAGGAGCTTTGTCTCCCCGTGCTGCCAAGCTCAGGGGCAGGCAGGAGGCGGCAAGGCCCGGAgaagcagcctgctgccag GACCTTTATCAACATCTTGGGCCACCTCACGGCCACCTCGCTGGAGCAGGAGGCGCACGTTGAGCACCTCCCGCATCCTCCCGCCGGACCTCGGACCGGCCCTGCCAGCGCcgctcccagggctgcagcacag gaaACAGCCAGCCCTCGCACGCAGCGCCTTCCCAGAGCTGCCCGCCTCTCCCTCTTCCAagagaagcagaggcaggagcaagcAGCACTGGAGGAACTGCAGGCCAGGGTGGAAAGGAGCGTCCGGCATCAGGAAAGG TTGCGGATTCTGACGAAGCAGCTTCACCTGGACCAGCGCTGCTCCGCAGACACAGGCCGGCCACTCAAAAA GGAGCTCTCGCCACGAGCAAAGCAGAACGTGCAGCTCACAGCATCCTACCGAGTGCTTCGGgacagctggaaggagaaggtggAGCAAAACCGCCagaggctggagcaggaggaggagcatcAGCG tGCTTTGGCGATGTGCAGCCTGCGCAACAAGGAGCAGCGGGACCACAAGCTGGGCGCTTACAAGGGGAACAGAAGCgctttttccccacagaaataa